The region TTTTCTTTGTTGCGCTGTTCCAATTCGGTTTCCAGCTCGTAGGCTTTGTCGAAATGGTCTTCGATGCTGCGTTTGTTACGGCCGGTCACAAACACCATTTCGGTGCAGCCTGCGGCAACGGCTTCTTCAACCGCATATTGAATTAAAGGCTTATCCACAATCGGCAGCATTTCTTTCGGGCTGGCTTTGGTTGCAGGCAGAAAACGCGTGCCCATACCGGCAACGGGGAAAACGGCTTTTCGAATTGGTTTCATAATATTTCCTTGAGGTGGTTGAATAAGGTTAAATATTTGACCTTAAAATTTGAAAAAATTTATTTTCTTTATGGATTTAACAATGCCAATAGGGCAGCTTCATCCAACACGGCTACACCTAGCGCATGAGCTTTTCCCAGCTTGCTGCCGGCAGCTTCGCCTGCGACCACGAAATCGGTTTTCTTCGATACGCTGCCGGAAACTTTACCGCCGGCAGCTTCAATCATGGCTTGTGCTTCGTCACGTTTTAAGGTGGGCAGGGTGCCGGTTAAGACGAATGTTTTGCCAAACAGGGACTCGGCTATTGTCGCGGTTTCAGACGGCATATGTGCCAAAAATTGCTGTATGGTCATTAAAAGCGATGAATTGGCTTCAATGCTGCGCCATTGCTGCCAATCGGCGGGTAGGGCTTTGTCGTGGATTAAGCCTTCCACGCTTTTACCGGCCAAATCCCACAGTGCGGCGGCTTTTTTCCCGCTGATTTTGAAACCGGGCAGACGGTTGATCCAGCGTTCGGGTGTGACGTATTGTGCCAGTGGCAGGGTCACGCTTTGTGTTTGCGGCGCAACGCCGACAGCCAGCAATTCGTCAATCATGTTTTGCTGATCGGGTTGGGCGAAGAAGTGGGCAATCGAATGCGCCACCACGCTGCCGATGTCGGGCAAGCACGCCAAAACAGGCTCGGGCGCGCGGCGTACGCTTTCCAAATTGCCGAATGCTTGCGCCAATGATTTTGCCGTGCGTTCACCGACATGACGGATGCCGAGTGCGAACAGGAATCGTGCCAAATCGGGTTGCTTGCTGGCTTCAATGCCGTCGAGAATATTTTGTGCCCACTTGGCCGGCGATGCTTTTTTGTTGCTTTTGAGGCCGTCTGAAAGAGGCAGGGCGGGTTCGGACGGCATATCTTCTGCATTAATTTGTGCTTCCGCTTGTTCGGCGGTTTCCTTCATTTTTTGCAGGGCAGCGATATCTAAGCGGTATAAGTCGGCAAAATGTTGCACCAAGCCCTGAGCCACCAACTGCTCGACTTGGCGTTGGCCGAGGCCGTCGATATCCATGGCTTTGCGTGAAGCAAAGTGAATCAAGCCTTGCGCCCGCTGTGCTTGGCAAAGCATACCGCCGCTGCAACGTGCCACGGCTCCACCTTCTTCACGCTCGATGCCGCTGCCGCAAATCGGACAATATTCGGGTAGGCGGTATTGCGGATAGAGCGGTCGGATATCCGTTTGTGTGTTTTTAGGCGGCGTAGCAAACAAATCATCTTGCAGGCCGTCTGAAAAATTAGTTTTTATTTCAGCCGCTTGCATTGGACGGCGGTCGAATACTACGCGAACCACTTCAGGAATCACATCGCCCGCGCGGCGGACAATCACCGTATCGCCGATGCGCACATCTTTGCGCTGCGTTTCGCCTTCGTTGTGTAGGGTGGCATTGGTTACAGTCACGCCGCCGACAAACACAGGTTGTAAACGCGCCACCGGCGTAACCGCACCGGTGCGGCCGACTTGCACATCAATCGCTTCTACCACGGTCAAGGCTTCTTCGGCAGGGAATTTATGCGCAATCGCCCAGCGCGGTGCGCGCGAAATGAAGCCCAGCGTTTCTTGTTGCGCCAGGCTGTTGACCTTCACCACCATGCCGTCGATTTCATACGGCAGAGAAGGGCGTTTTTGCTGCATTTGTTCGTAAAAAGCCAATACTTCGCCGATATTCGGGAGACAACCGAATTGGCCGTAGGGCAGGCTGAAGCCAAGTTCGCCCAAATAAGCCAATTCTTGAATGTGTTCCTCCGAAACGAAGCCGCCTTCTTGTTGCGCGATGCCATAGGCAAAAAAGTGCAGTTTGCGTTGGGCAGTAATTTTGGAATCCAGTTGGCGTAGGCTGCCCGCAGCCGCATTACGCGGATTGGCAAACGCTTTTTGGTTTTGCTCGGCCTGACGCCGGTTGAGCGCGGCAAAATCGGCTTTGAGCATTAACACTTCGCCGCGCACTTCAATCAATTGAGGTACATGATCACCATGCAGACGCAAGGGAATATTGGCGATGGTTTTCACATTTTGCGTGACATCTTCGCCCGTTGCCCCATCGCCGCGCGTGGCCGCTTGCACTAATACGCCGTCGCGATACAGCAGGCTGATGGCCAAGCCGTCGAATTTCGGTTCAATGACATATTCGGCTGATGCCCCGTTTAAACCGCCGCGCACGCGCTCATCAAAAGCGTGCATTTCCGCATGGTCGAACACGCCTTCTTCGGTTTGCGGTGAAAAAGCATTGTTCAGCGACAACATCGGCACGGTATGGCGCACGCCGGCAAAACCATCCAAAGCTGCACCGCCGACACGCTGGGTCGGGCTGTCGGGCTGTTTCAAATCAGGGTGCTCCGCTTCCAATGCTTCCAGCTCGCGGAACAAGCGGTCGTACTCGGCATCGGGTACAGTCGGCGCGTCGAGCGTGTAGTATTCGTAGTCGTAGCGGTTGAGTAGGGCGGTTAGGTTTTGGATTTTTTGTTCGGTTGCATTCATGGTTTAAAATGTTCAGACGGCCTTTGCATAATAAACAGGCCGTCTGAAAAAGCATAAAAAAGATAGAAAGATAAGTGGATTTTACCTGAAAAAAAGCGGATACACTGTTGTGCGTATCCGCTTTTTTTAGAGAAAAATGGCTTTATGAGAACAAACGCAGCGATTGTTTGCTGCCCGGTTTGATGCCCACTTTCAGCATTTCTTCCTGACGCGCCAACACATAATTGCGCACGTCTTTCAGCCAAGGGGTAGACACTTCTTCCATTTTGTCGTTGACCAAATCCAAGCTCAATTGGCCGGACAATTTAACCGCCAAGTCCATAAACAGGTCGAAGGTTTTTTCACCGGCCGGAATGTGCGGAATGTCGAACAGCATGCTGAAGCCGCGGTAGGCCTGGTTATTCAGCAATGCGCCGGTAAACGGTGAATTGTCGAGCGACGCCAAGATAAACATCGGATTGCCTTTTTCATCAGGGTAGTGGAACGTGCCGTCTTCAGCCAGATTGAAGCCGGTGCCTTCAACGGCTGAACGCAATTCCAAGCCGCTGATGCTTGAGCGCGACACCAAGTGGATGGCGATGGTTTGGTCAACACGCTCGCAGAAATTGTCGAGTGCTTGGGCAACTTCGACAAAAGCCGGCAAATCGGTGTAGCGCACTTGGCCGCCGACCAATTGGGCGAAGGCAGAAACTTGTTGGTTGAATTGATCCAATTCTTCCGGCGAAGCCAAACCATTGCGGCTGACGGCTTGCAGACCCATCACGAAACCTTGGTAATACACGCCCGGAATCGGCTCGGCCACTTGGAAACGGTCATCCATGGTGCAGCCGACTATTTGGAAGCGGTGACGGTTAGACAAGCGAGGCAGGGCATGCAGTTCTTGTGCTTCATTCAAAGCGATGTAGGCCAGATAGTCAAAACGCGGGTCGAACCAAGGCAATTCAATTTGCACCAGCTCATCCAAACTCACTAAATTGCCGTGTTGCGGGGACGGCGTGGTCTGGGTGTTGATTTCATTGTTTAAACCAATCACGGTGTGATGAACCGGCTCATCGGTGAAATCGTCTTCCATCGCTAATTCGATGTCGGTTTTGATGGCGGGCGGTTTGGCCAATTTCGCTTTGGCAGCATAAATTTCATCTTGTTCTTGCAAATTGCGCAAAGCGGCTTCTTCGGCTTTGTTTGGTTTTTTCAACAAGAAACCGCGGCTGCCGGATTCTTTGCCGTCGCGCACATGGCTGGTTTTGCTGGCCAACAGCGCATCTTTGTCGGAATGGCCGAATTGCTCGCGCACTTGTTTGCGGTATTGGTTTTCTTGATACATATTGTAGGCAATCACGGCCAAAATAATGGCCAAGCCTAAAACGATAATAATCATGGTGGGCACTCTTGGGGAAAGAAATTTCTGGAGTGGCGCAATGCCGGATTCGAACCGCAATCGGGACATCACGGTAATGTTCGGATTATAACGAAATTTACCTGTTCTGGCAGCATTAAGCATAAAACCGGCGGCAACTTTGCTTCAGGCCGTCTGAAAAAGTCAACGTTCTACCGGAAAACCTGCTTTGATTAAACGCGGCCAATCGAAAAAACGGCCGGGATCGGTTTTGCGGTCGGGTGCGATATCCTGATGGCCGGTGATGGCTTCGATGGGGTATTGCGCCTGTAATGCGCTTAATAAATGGTGCAGGGTTTGATATTGTGCTTCGGTAAACGGCTCGAAATCGCAGCCTTCCATTTCTATGCCGATGGAAAACAGATTGCACTTTTCCCGCCCTCGGAATGACGACACACCGGCGTGGTAGGCCATGTCGTCGCACGAAACGAACTGCACCGCTTCGCCTTCGCGCGTGATGAAAAAATGGCTGGATACCCGCAAAGTATGAATCACGCTGAAGAACGGATGTTCTTCCGGTCGGATTTGGTTGGTAAACAGCTTTTCTACCGCGCCGTTGCCGTATTCAAACGGCGGCAGGGAAATATTGTGCAACACCACCAGCGAGATTTTTTCACCGGCAGGACGCGCTTCAAAATTGGGCGATTGGACTTGGCGGGCAGCCGACCAGCGGCCTTGTTGCCAAGAAGATGTGAAATTCATGTTTCAGACGGCCTTTAATCTTTGATACTTTTATTTTGATAAATGCTGCGTTAAGAGTAAATTTTCGGCAAAGACAGCGCATTCGGTTATACTGTCGCCGATTAAATTTGATGGCACATCCTACCATGTTGAATAAATTGTTGAAATGGCTGCTGGTGTTTTTGCTGGCCGTGATTGCGGCGGTGGCGGCATTGCTGTTTGTGCCGAAAGACAACGGCAAAATCTATCGCGTGAAAGTAACTAAAAATCAAGGTATTTCGTCGGTGAGCCGAAAATTGGCTGATGACGGCCTGATTTACAACCGTCACGTATTGATGCTGGCCGCATATGCAACTGGCACGCACAATCAATTAAAAGCGGGCACCTACCGCATGCCGGCCAAAGCATCGGCGTGGGATGTGTTGCAAAAATTACGCAGCGGCCGCCCGGACACCGTAAGCGTGAAAATTGTCGAAGGCATGCGTTTTGCCACCATGCGCAAAATCATCAACGAAACCGAAAGCATCCGGCACGACACCGCCCAATGGAGTGATGGGAGGCTGATGGCCGAAATCGCACCGGATGCCTTGAATCCGAATCCGGAAGGCCTGTTTTTTCCCGACAGCTATGAAATCGAGGCCGACAGCAGCGACATTCAGATTTACCGTTTGGCCTATAAAACCATGCGGCGGGAGCTCGGCGCCGCATGGGACGAACGCCAAAGCGGCCTGCCGTATAAAAATCCGTATGAATTGCTGATTATGGCGAGCCTTATCGAAAAAGAAACCGGCCATCCGGCCGACCGCGCACATGTGTCGTCGGTATTTAAAAACCGCTTGGCCACCGGTATGCGCCTGCAAACCGACCCGACCGTGATTTACGGCATGGGAGCAGCTTATCAGGGTAAAATCCGCAAAGCCGATTTGCGCCGCGATACACCTTACAATACTTACACCCGCGCCGGCCTTACCCCGACACCGATTGCCTTGCCGGGCAAAGCCTCGCTGGAAGCCGCCGCGCATCCTTC is a window of Neisseria yangbaofengii DNA encoding:
- the mltG gene encoding endolytic transglycosylase MltG is translated as MLNKLLKWLLVFLLAVIAAVAALLFVPKDNGKIYRVKVTKNQGISSVSRKLADDGLIYNRHVLMLAAYATGTHNQLKAGTYRMPAKASAWDVLQKLRSGRPDTVSVKIVEGMRFATMRKIINETESIRHDTAQWSDGRLMAEIAPDALNPNPEGLFFPDSYEIEADSSDIQIYRLAYKTMRRELGAAWDERQSGLPYKNPYELLIMASLIEKETGHPADRAHVSSVFKNRLATGMRLQTDPTVIYGMGAAYQGKIRKADLRRDTPYNTYTRAGLTPTPIALPGKASLEAAAHPSAEKYLYFVSRMDGTGLSQFSHTLDEHNAAVRKYILKK
- a CDS encoding helix-hairpin-helix domain-containing protein → MQAAEIKTNFSDGLQDDLFATPPKNTQTDIRPLYPQYRLPEYCPICGSGIEREEGGAVARCSGGMLCQAQRAQGLIHFASRKAMDIDGLGQRQVEQLVAQGLVQHFADLYRLDIAALQKMKETAEQAEAQINAEDMPSEPALPLSDGLKSNKKASPAKWAQNILDGIEASKQPDLARFLFALGIRHVGERTAKSLAQAFGNLESVRRAPEPVLACLPDIGSVVAHSIAHFFAQPDQQNMIDELLAVGVAPQTQSVTLPLAQYVTPERWINRLPGFKISGKKAAALWDLAGKSVEGLIHDKALPADWQQWRSIEANSSLLMTIQQFLAHMPSETATIAESLFGKTFVLTGTLPTLKRDEAQAMIEAAGGKVSGSVSKKTDFVVAGEAAGSKLGKAHALGVAVLDEAALLALLNP
- a CDS encoding cell division protein ZipA C-terminal FtsZ-binding domain-containing protein is translated as MIIIVLGLAIILAVIAYNMYQENQYRKQVREQFGHSDKDALLASKTSHVRDGKESGSRGFLLKKPNKAEEAALRNLQEQDEIYAAKAKLAKPPAIKTDIELAMEDDFTDEPVHHTVIGLNNEINTQTTPSPQHGNLVSLDELVQIELPWFDPRFDYLAYIALNEAQELHALPRLSNRHRFQIVGCTMDDRFQVAEPIPGVYYQGFVMGLQAVSRNGLASPEELDQFNQQVSAFAQLVGGQVRYTDLPAFVEVAQALDNFCERVDQTIAIHLVSRSSISGLELRSAVEGTGFNLAEDGTFHYPDEKGNPMFILASLDNSPFTGALLNNQAYRGFSMLFDIPHIPAGEKTFDLFMDLAVKLSGQLSLDLVNDKMEEVSTPWLKDVRNYVLARQEEMLKVGIKPGSKQSLRLFS
- the ampD gene encoding 1,6-anhydro-N-acetylmuramyl-L-alanine amidase AmpD; this translates as MNFTSSWQQGRWSAARQVQSPNFEARPAGEKISLVVLHNISLPPFEYGNGAVEKLFTNQIRPEEHPFFSVIHTLRVSSHFFITREGEAVQFVSCDDMAYHAGVSSFRGREKCNLFSIGIEMEGCDFEPFTEAQYQTLHHLLSALQAQYPIEAITGHQDIAPDRKTDPGRFFDWPRLIKAGFPVER